CACCATCACCGGTGTGCAGTCCGGGCTCTGCCTGGACGCCAGCGGCAACGGCACCGCCAACGGCACCAGGATCCACCTCTGGTCCTGCCACGGCGGCACGAACCAGCAGTGGACCTCACCGACCTCGCCGACGCCGCCCCCGCCACAGCCGGCCGGGCCGCGTCCGTGCGACATCTACGCCTCCGGCGGCACGCCGTGCGTCGCCGCGCACAGCACGACCCGGGCGCTGTTCGGCTCGTACGCCGGCAACCTCTACCAGGTGCGGCGCGCCTCCGACAGCACCAGCCGGAACATCCCCGTACGGGCCGCGGGCGGCACCGCCGACGCGACGGTCCAGGACTCGTTCTGCGCCGGCACGAGCTGCGTCGTCACCGTCGTCTACGACCAGTCCGGGCGCGGCAACGACCTCTGGTACCAGGGGTCGAGCGTGGTGCCGGGCTCACCGCAGAGCAAGCCGGCGAACGCGACCTCCGAGTCGCTCACCGTCGGCGGAAACAAGGCGTACTCGCTCTACATCAACCCCGGCAACAGCTACTGGCGCGACGGTCACCTGACCGGCGTGCCGACCGGCGCTGCCCCCGAGGGCATGTACATGGTGACCAGCGGCACGCACGTCAACAACGGCTGCTGCTTCGACTACGGCAACAGCGAGACCACCCGCAAGGCCGACGCCGCCGGCGCGATGGACGCCATCAACTTCAGCAGGCAGTGCTGGTTCGGCGGCTGTCAGGGCACCGGCCCCTGGGTCCAGGCGGACCTCGAATGGGGGCTCTTCCCCGGTGGCAGCCAGAGCTGGAACCCCAACCAGCGCTCCTTCACCAGCAAGTTCGTCACCGCGACCCTGAAGAACAACGGCACGACGCGCTTCGCGATCAAGGGCAGTGACGCGCAGGCCGGCAACCTGTACACGCTCTGGGACGGCGCCCTCCCGCCCGGCTACAGCCCGATGAAGAAGCAGGGGGCCATCATCCTGGGCAGCGGCGGGGACTGCTGCAAGCCCGACGGTGGCGCGAACCTCAGCGCGGGCACCTTCTACGAGGGGGCCATGGTCGCCGGTTACCCGTCCGACGCCACCGAGAGCGCGGTGCAGGCCAACATCGTGGCCGCCGGCTACCGCTGACGCCGGCGGACGCGTCCCGCGCGCCGGTCCGCCGCCCGGAGACGGGCGGCGGACCGGCGCGCCACGGACGACGGTCGGGGGCGGGGGGTCAGTCGGGTGGTGGCGCGTCGAGCAGCCCGGCCGTGCGCAGCGCCGACCACAGCTCCGTCGGGACGTCCACGTCGGCCCGGCGCAGGGTCTCCGTCACCTGGCCCGGGCCGCGCAGGCCGACCACCGTCGAGACCACGGCCGGATGCGAGCGGACGAAGGCGAGCGCCGCCTGCGGCAGGGTCACCCCGTACGTCTCGCAGACCGCCGCGATCCGCCGGACCCGGTCGATCAGCTCCGGCGGGGCCTGCCGGTAGTCGTAGACCGCGTCGTCCGGTGGCCGCTCCCGGGACAGCAGCCCCGAGTTGTAGACCCCGGCGACCACCACGCCCACCCCGCGCTCCTGCGCGGCGGGCAGCAGGTCGGCCAGCGCGCCCTGTTCGAGCAGGGTGTACCGGCCGGCGCACATCACCACGTCGACGTCGGTCTCCCGGACGAAGCGGGCCGGCATCGCGGACTGGTTCATGCCGACCCCGACGGCCCGGACGACGCCCTGCTCCCGCAGCTCCACCAGCGCGGGCACGGCCTCGGTGGCGGCCTGCTCCCAGTGTTCGTCCGGGTCGTGCAGGTAGACGACGTCGAGCCGGTCCAGGCCGGTGCGGTCGAGGCTCTCCTGCACCGAGCGTCGCACCCCGTCCCGGCTGAAGTCCCAGACCCGCCGGTGGGTGGCGGGCACGTCGAACCCTTCCGGGTCGCGCCGGCGCGCCTGCTCCGGCGACGGTACGAGCAGCCGCCCGACCTTCGTCGACACGACGTACCCGTCGCGGGGGCGGGCGCGCAGGGCCGCGCCGAGGCGACGCTCGGACAGGCCGAGCCCGTAGTGCGGCGCGGTGTCGTAGTAGCGGATCCCCGCCGCCCAGGCGGCGTCCACGGCCTCGGCGAACTCCTCGTCGGTGGTCGCCCGGTACAGGTTGCCGCCCTGCGACCCGCCGAAGCCCAGCTCGGTGAGGCGCACCGCCGGCCGGCGTGGCAGCGCCCGGGTCCGCGTCGCCCGGGGCGGTGGTCCGTCGGTCATCGGCCCAGCCAGCCGCCGTCGACGGGCAGGACCACGCCGTTGACGTAGTCCGACGCCGCCGACGCCAGGAAGACGGTCGCGCCGGCGATGTCGTCGGCCCGGCCCCACCGGCCGGCCGGGATCCGGGTGAGGATCGCCTGGTTGCGGTCGGGGTCGTCGCGCAGCGCCCGGGTGTTGTCGGTGGCGATGTAGCCGGGCGCGATGGCGTTGACGTTCACGCCGTGGGCCGCCCACTCGTTGGCCAGGGCCCGGGTGAGCCCGGCCAGCCCCGACTTGGCGGCGGCGTAGCCCGGCACGGTGATGCCGCCCTGGAAGCTCAGCAGCGACGCGGTGAAGATGATCTTGCCTTGGCCGCGGGCCACCATTCCCCGGCCGATCTCCCGGCTCAGGACGAACTGGCTGCTCAGGTTGACCTCGATGACGTGGTCCCACAGCTCGTCGGCGTGCTCGGCGGCCGGGGCGCGGGCGATCGTGCCGCCGTTGTTGACCAGGACGTCCACCGGGCCGAGCGCGTCGAGGTCCCGGGCCAGCCGACGCACGGCCGCCCGGTCGGCCAGGTCGACACGCAGCGCGGTGAACCGGCGGCCGGTCGCGCGTACCCGGCGTTCCACCTCGCTGCCGGTCGGTTCGAGCTGGGCGGAGACGCCCACCACGTCGGCGCCGGCCCGGGCCAGCGCCTCCGCCATGGCCAGGCCGATGCCGCGCCGGGCGCCGGTCACCACCGCGGTGCGGCCGGACAGGTCGAAGGGGGTGGTCACCGGCCTTCCCCCTGCCAGTCGAGGAGCACCTTCATCACGCCGCCGCCCGACTCCAGCGCGTCGAACGCGGCGGTCACCGCCGTCACCGGCTCGACCCGGGAGATGAGCTCCCGCGCCGGGATCGCGCCGGAGGCGACCAGCCGGATCGCCTCGGCCACGTCGTCGCGCGTGTACAGCCGCGCGCCGAGCAGCTCCAGCTCGCGCCAGAAGAACCGGTGCAGGTTCACCGGCCGGGGCTGGGCGTGGATGGCCACCATGACCAGCCGGCCCCGGGTGGTCAGGACGTCCACCGCCGTGGCGACGCCGGCAGCGGCGCCGGACACCTCGAAGGCCACGTCGGCGCCCGCGCCGTCGGTGCGTTCGCCCACCAGCGCCACGACGTCGGTCGCCGCCGGGTCGACGGCCTCGACGCCGACCTTCCCGGCGACCGCACGGCGGAACGGGTCCGGCTCGACGAGCAGCACCCGCGCGCCGCGACCCTGCGCGACGGTGGCCACCAGCACGCCCACCGGCCCGCCGCCGACCACGACGACGTGGTCGTCCGCGGTCACCTGGCCCCGCCGGACGTCGTGCACGGCCACCGCGACCGGCTCGACGAGCGCCGCGTGGTCGAGGGGTAGCCCCTCGGGCAGCGGCAGGACCAGGTCCGCCGGCACCGTCCAGGACGACTGCATGGCGCCCGGCGAGTCGATGCCGAGGAAGTTCATGGCGTGGCAGACGTGGGAGTTGCCGCGTCGGCACGCGGCGCACCGCCCGCACGAGCGGGTCGGCAGCACGGTGACGGCCTGGCCGTCGGCCAGGCCGGTGACGTCCGCGCCCACGGCGTCGACCCGGCCGGACATCTCGTGCCCGAGCACCGCCGACGCGCCGACCCGGGCGTCCATGTCGCCGTGGTAGATGTGCAGGTCGGTGCCGCAGATCCCGGTGTAGGCCACCGCGATCCGCACCTCGCCGGGGCCCGGGGGCAGCGGGTCGCGTTCCTCGATCCCGAGGCGCCGCGCGCCCCGGTAGACGACTGCCTTCATCGGTCTTCCCTCTCGAACTGTCGGTCAGTGGCAAACGCTGGGTGAGACCTCGTTGCGGGCGGCGACCGGCGGGTCGATGGGCGGGCGACGGGTGACCGTCGTGCCGTCGAGCGCCGCCAGCAGCCGGTGCCCGGCCCGCTCCGGCCGGACGTTCGGCCCGTCGACGGTCTGCGGGTCCGGCCGGCGGACGGTGGTACGGATGACCTCCTCGTCGACCCGCACGCCCAGCCCGGGCGTGTCACCGAGGACGAACGCGCCGTCCTCGACGTGCAGGTCGATCGTGACGCCGACCGGGGCGTGCAGGTCCTGCAACTCGCTGGTCAGGTGGTTCGGCACCGAGGTCGCGGCGTGCAGCAGCCCGACCGGGCTGTTGCCGATCGGGCTGACCGGCAGGTCGTGGGCGTGCGCCAGGGCGGACACCCGCAGGAAGTGGGTGACGCCCCAGACGGCGGCCATCTGGACGATGTCCACCGCCCCGGCGGCGAGCAGCGGGCGGTACTGCTCCAGCCCGGTGAGGTTCTCCCCGGTGGCCACCGAGGCGCGGACGCCCCGGCCCACGGCGGCCAGCCCCTCGGCGTCCCACCGCCGGACCGGCTCCTCGATCCAGATGAGGTCCAGGGCGCGTTCGAGCTCGCAGACGTACCGGACGGCCTGTTTGCGGCTCCAGACCTCGTTGACGTCGAGCATCAGGCCGGGACGGGGACCGCGTCCCACCCCGGCCAGCACGTCCCGGACCAGGCTGAGGCGTTCCCGGTCCCGTTCGACGTCCAGGCCGCCCTTGAGCTTGGCGGCGCGCAGGCCGTGCCGGGCGTAGACCTG
The sequence above is a segment of the Micromonospora sp. WMMD882 genome. Coding sequences within it:
- a CDS encoding aldo/keto reductase, whose amino-acid sequence is MTDGPPPRATRTRALPRRPAVRLTELGFGGSQGGNLYRATTDEEFAEAVDAAWAAGIRYYDTAPHYGLGLSERRLGAALRARPRDGYVVSTKVGRLLVPSPEQARRRDPEGFDVPATHRRVWDFSRDGVRRSVQESLDRTGLDRLDVVYLHDPDEHWEQAATEAVPALVELREQGVVRAVGVGMNQSAMPARFVRETDVDVVMCAGRYTLLEQGALADLLPAAQERGVGVVVAGVYNSGLLSRERPPDDAVYDYRQAPPELIDRVRRIAAVCETYGVTLPQAALAFVRSHPAVVSTVVGLRGPGQVTETLRRADVDVPTELWSALRTAGLLDAPPPD
- a CDS encoding arabinofuranosidase catalytic domain-containing protein gives rise to the protein MVVPKRPRRRTSLLVSASIIALVAGTASAHSPAAARTPVPGAATTTTAVPAVAAAIEPGQSTRIVGTQSGRCLEVGNSSTANGTQTQLWDCHGGVNQTWTWTTARQLTVYGDKCLDASGQGTANGTPAIIWDCNGQPNQQWAVNSNGTITGVQSGLCLDASGNGTANGTRIHLWSCHGGTNQQWTSPTSPTPPPPQPAGPRPCDIYASGGTPCVAAHSTTRALFGSYAGNLYQVRRASDSTSRNIPVRAAGGTADATVQDSFCAGTSCVVTVVYDQSGRGNDLWYQGSSVVPGSPQSKPANATSESLTVGGNKAYSLYINPGNSYWRDGHLTGVPTGAAPEGMYMVTSGTHVNNGCCFDYGNSETTRKADAAGAMDAINFSRQCWFGGCQGTGPWVQADLEWGLFPGGSQSWNPNQRSFTSKFVTATLKNNGTTRFAIKGSDAQAGNLYTLWDGALPPGYSPMKKQGAIILGSGGDCCKPDGGANLSAGTFYEGAMVAGYPSDATESAVQANIVAAGYR
- a CDS encoding mandelate racemase/muconate lactonizing enzyme family protein; translation: MRITGYRTLTTVQEWGRPVGDANGVFADGVVPVPIVLVDTDEGITGFGLGPHVEIERIFAAIEGEDPRAVTTLYDRMLRHTFKAGHAGPVFGTIGALDTALWDIKAQAAGEPLWRLLGGRDRRVPAYASGLDIGLTDDELAATYQVYARHGLRAAKLKGGLDVERDRERLSLVRDVLAGVGRGPRPGLMLDVNEVWSRKQAVRYVCELERALDLIWIEEPVRRWDAEGLAAVGRGVRASVATGENLTGLEQYRPLLAAGAVDIVQMAAVWGVTHFLRVSALAHAHDLPVSPIGNSPVGLLHAATSVPNHLTSELQDLHAPVGVTIDLHVEDGAFVLGDTPGLGVRVDEEVIRTTVRRPDPQTVDGPNVRPERAGHRLLAALDGTTVTRRPPIDPPVAARNEVSPSVCH
- a CDS encoding SDR family oxidoreductase; translated protein: MTTPFDLSGRTAVVTGARRGIGLAMAEALARAGADVVGVSAQLEPTGSEVERRVRATGRRFTALRVDLADRAAVRRLARDLDALGPVDVLVNNGGTIARAPAAEHADELWDHVIEVNLSSQFVLSREIGRGMVARGQGKIIFTASLLSFQGGITVPGYAAAKSGLAGLTRALANEWAAHGVNVNAIAPGYIATDNTRALRDDPDRNQAILTRIPAGRWGRADDIAGATVFLASAASDYVNGVVLPVDGGWLGR
- a CDS encoding alcohol dehydrogenase catalytic domain-containing protein, with amino-acid sequence MKAVVYRGARRLGIEERDPLPPGPGEVRIAVAYTGICGTDLHIYHGDMDARVGASAVLGHEMSGRVDAVGADVTGLADGQAVTVLPTRSCGRCAACRRGNSHVCHAMNFLGIDSPGAMQSSWTVPADLVLPLPEGLPLDHAALVEPVAVAVHDVRRGQVTADDHVVVVGGGPVGVLVATVAQGRGARVLLVEPDPFRRAVAGKVGVEAVDPAATDVVALVGERTDGAGADVAFEVSGAAAGVATAVDVLTTRGRLVMVAIHAQPRPVNLHRFFWRELELLGARLYTRDDVAEAIRLVASGAIPARELISRVEPVTAVTAAFDALESGGGVMKVLLDWQGEGR